The proteins below are encoded in one region of Paramisgurnus dabryanus chromosome 2, PD_genome_1.1, whole genome shotgun sequence:
- the rab1ba gene encoding zRAB1B, member RAS oncogene family a, with protein sequence MNPEYDYLFKLLLIGDSGVGKSCLLLRFADDTYTESYISTIGVDFKIRTIELDGKTIKLQIWDTAGQERFRTITSSYYRGAHGIIVVYDVTDQESYNNVKQWLQEIDRYASENVNKLLVGNKCDLTTKKVVDYTTAKEFADSLAIPFLETSAKNATNVEQAFMTMAAEIKKRMGPGATTGGDKPNLKIESTPVRQSGGGCC encoded by the exons ATGAATCCAGAATA tgATTACTTGTTCAAGCTGCTCCTCATCGGTGACTCTGGAGTGGGGAAGTCATGTCTTCTGTTGAGATTTGCT GATGACACATACACAGAAAGCTACATCAGCACCATAGGCGTGGACTTCAAGATCCGCACTATTGAACTAGATGGCAAGACCATTAAGCTACAAATT TGGGATACTGCGGGGCAGGAACGGTTTCGTACCATCACCTCCAGTTACTACCGAGGAGCACATGGCATAATTGtggtgtatgatgtcacagatCAG GAGTCGTATAATAATGTGAAACAGTGGTTGCAGGAAATAGACCGCTATGCAAGTGAAAATGTCAACAAGCTCCTGGTGGGGAACAAGTGTGATCTCACCACCAAAAAAGTAGTGGACTACACAACAGCCAAG GAATTTGCTGATTCTTTAGCTATCCCCTTTCTTGAGACGAGCGCCAAGAATGCAACGAATGTGGAACAAGCCTTCATGACTATGGCTGCCGAGATCAAGAAACGGATGGGCCCTGGAGCAACAACCGGAGGTGACAAACCCAACCTGAAGATTGAGAGCACTCCTGTGCGGCAGTCTGGCGGCGGCTGCTGTTGA
- the peli3 gene encoding E3 ubiquitin-protein ligase pellino homolog 1, giving the protein MVLEGSSEALCPPPSLELRPSCNKNQPSPPLGSGSQSHDALCPEDKEPVKYGELIVLGHNGSLASGDKGRRRSRLALYKRPKANGVKPDVIHNVSTPLVSKALSNKSQHSISYTLSRSHSVIVEYTHDPNTDMFQIGRSTESMIDFVVTDTSSSGGGGQGGVNGEGGQSAQSTISRYACRIMCERTAPYTARIYAAGFDSSKNIFLGERAAKWRTSDGLMDGLTTNGVLVMHPAGEFVSEPAPGVWREISVCGNVFALRETRSAQQRGKLVENESNMLQDGSLIDLCGATLLWRTPSGLRHTPNLKQLESLRQELNAARPQCPVGFNTLAFPSLAQRATIDKKQPWVYMNCGHVHGYHNWGFRKDKAGSSALALSGGGGTAPATSGERECPMCRGVGPYVPLWLGCEGGLYLDAGPPTHAFCPCGHVCSEKTVQGWSQIPLPHGTHAFHAACPFCGTWLTGEQGHIKLIFQGPVD; this is encoded by the exons ATGGTTTTAGAGGGAAGCTCTGAAGCTCTTTGCCCTCCCCCATCCCTTGAGCTACGGCCATCTTGCAACAAAAACCAGCCATCACCTCCTTTGGGTTCAGGATCCCAGTCCCATGATGCTCTCTGTCCTGAGGACAAGGAGCCCGTCAAGTATGGAGAGCTGATTGTATTGGG GCATAATGGTTCGCTAGCTAGTGGGGACAAGGGCCGCAGGAGGAGTCGGCTGGCCCTTTACAAACGACCCAAAGCCAATGGCGTCAAACCTGATGTTATCCACAATGTGTCAACACCTCTGGTATCAAAG gCCCTCAGCAACAAAAGCCAGCACAGCATCTCGTACACACTGTCCCGAAGTCATTCTGTTATTGTGGAATATACACATGATCCCAACACAGACATGTTTCAG ATTGGCCGTTCTACAGAGAGCATGATAGACTTTGTGGTGACAGACACATCTAGCAGTGGCGGTGGAGGGCAGGGTGGCGTAAATGGAGAGGGAGGACAGTCGGCCCAAAGCACGATCTCCCGCTACGCTTGCCGCATCATGTGCGAACGTACAGCTCCGTACACTGCGCGGATATATGCCGCAGGCTTTGATTCTTCCAAAAACATCTTTCTTGGG GAGCGTGCTGCTAAATGGAGGACCTCTGATGGTTTGATGGATGGACTAACAACCAATGGGGTTCTGGTAATGCATCCAGCGGGAGAATTTGTATCCGAACCCGCTCCAGGGGTATGGAGGGAGATCTCAGTATGTGGGAATGTTTTTGCTCTTCGAGAGACTAGGTCTGCCCAGCAGAGAGGAAAGCTG GTAGAGAACGAATCAAACATGCTTCAAGATGGGTCACTTATCGACCTTTGTGGGGCAACTCTACTTTGGCGGACCCCGAGCGGTCTTCGTCACACTCCAAATCTAAAACAGCTTGAGTCTCTTCGCCAAGAACTAAATGCCGCCCGTCCCCAGTGCCCTGTGGGCTTCAACACGCTTGCCTTCCCAAGCTTGGCCCAACGCGCCACTATAGACAAGAAACAGCCATGGGTCTATATGAACTGCGGCCACGTGCATGGCTACCACAATTGGGGTTTTCGAAAAGACAAAGCAGGATCTTCTGCCTTGGCGCTAAGTGGGGGTGGTGGAACGGCTCCAGCTACTTCTGGAGAACGAGAGTGTCCCATGTGCAGAGGAGTGGGCCCCTACGTACCCCTCTGGCTTGGGTGCGAAGGGGGTCTATACCTGGATGCAGGCCCCCCAACACATGCGTTCTGCCCTTGTGGTCATGTGTGCTCAGAAAAGACAGTGCAAGGTTGGAGTCAAATTCCACTGCCACACGGAACGCATGCTTTCCATGCAGCTTGTCCTTTCTGTGGAACGTGGCTGACAGGAGAACAAGGCCACATCAAACTCATCTTCCAAGGGCCGGTCGACTGA